The following proteins come from a genomic window of Emys orbicularis isolate rEmyOrb1 chromosome 9, rEmyOrb1.hap1, whole genome shotgun sequence:
- the SFT2D3 gene encoding vesicle transport protein SFT2C gives MAELNRQLQEYLAQSKNGSGPGPAAPSSSRPTPDAADAGGRTWLGRLSPFSGRSSSSSSPAAGSWPWAAEPDPWLPGLSRWQRLVGSALCLLLAALCFGLAALYAPLLLLRARKFALLWSLGSAFALGAAGFLRGPSRLLREPSRGTVLYLGALAGTLYAALGLRSTLLTALGAAAQLAAIAGCLLALLPGGPAGLRYLGGLLGGFVRRRVSKTLPV, from the coding sequence ATGGCGGAGCTGAACCGGCAGTTACAGGAGTACCTGGCTCAGTCTAAGAATGGcagcggccccggcccagcggcCCCGAGCTCCTCGCGGCCGACGCCGGATGCAGCCGACGCCGGAGGGAGGACGTGGCTTGGCCGGCTGAGCCCCTTCTCAGGccgctcctcctcttcctcgtcccCGGCGGCCGGCTCGTGGCCCTGGGCGGCCGAGCCGGACCCCTGGCTGCCGGGGCTGTCGCGCTGGCAGCGGCTGGTGGGGAGCGCGCTGTGCCTGTTGCTGGCCGCGCTCTGCTTCGGCCTGGCCGCGCTCTAcgcgccgctgctgctgctccgcgCCCGCAAGTTCGCGCTGCTCTGGTCGCTGGGCTCGGCCTTTGCGCTGGGCGCCGCCGGCTTCCTGCGGGGGCCGAGCCGCCTCCTGCGGGAGCCCAGCCGCGGCACCGTGCTCTACCTCGGCGCCCTGGCCGGCACCCTGTACGCCGCGCTCGGCCTGCGCAGCACCCTGCTCACCGCGCTCGGAGCCGCCGCCCAACTCGCCGCCATCGCCGGCTGCCTGCTCGCCCTGCTGCCCGGGGGCCCCGCCGGCCTGCGTTATCTCGGCGGCCTCCTGGGCGGCTTCGTGCGCCGCCGCGTCTCCAAAACCCTGCCCGTGTGA